Proteins encoded in a region of the Zunongwangia endophytica genome:
- a CDS encoding tagaturonate epimerase family protein, which yields MAELGKFSFGTGDRFGKEGKAQLEAIIKIQKDGVAVTPVWNKSNREHQTVNTQPKSVLEEADNATTELNFTQDYFVDADHINKETVDPFLNNSNFFTIDVTNYINKKSDSKNIRAFKEFFQDYLSPFKIEGIIAKIDISEAQFQEMTNTFLFAMKKASEVYFHIKSNKEDTFYTEVSIDEVENPQTPTELFFVLSALAFYKVPVTTIAPKFTGNFYKGIDYEGDLEQFNKEFEADLCVLKFVKTEFGLPEELKLSVHSGSDKFSIYPIINKLIKKHNSGLHLKTAGTTWLEEAIGLAESGGKAFEFIQQLYTEALDRYDELTENYTEVLDIDKEKLPQKNAFETGEVFAEALRHDSANQNYNPHFRQLMHCAYKIAGEKDEFYSLLDSCRNKIEENVTFNLYQRHLVPLFINN from the coding sequence ATGGCAGAATTAGGGAAATTTTCATTTGGAACGGGAGATCGATTTGGAAAAGAAGGTAAAGCGCAGTTAGAAGCCATTATAAAGATTCAGAAAGACGGAGTAGCTGTTACGCCGGTTTGGAACAAATCAAATCGAGAACATCAAACGGTAAATACCCAGCCGAAAAGTGTACTAGAAGAAGCGGATAACGCAACAACCGAGCTAAATTTCACACAAGATTATTTTGTAGATGCCGATCATATAAACAAAGAAACTGTAGATCCTTTTTTGAATAACAGCAATTTTTTTACGATCGATGTCACTAATTATATCAATAAGAAGTCGGATTCAAAAAATATCAGAGCTTTTAAAGAGTTTTTTCAGGATTATTTATCACCTTTTAAAATTGAAGGAATTATAGCCAAAATCGATATTTCTGAAGCACAATTTCAAGAAATGACGAATACTTTTCTTTTTGCTATGAAGAAGGCTTCCGAGGTTTATTTTCATATCAAATCGAATAAAGAAGACACTTTTTATACGGAAGTTTCTATCGATGAAGTCGAAAATCCACAAACGCCAACCGAATTATTTTTCGTGCTTTCAGCTTTGGCATTTTATAAAGTGCCGGTCACTACTATCGCTCCAAAATTCACCGGTAACTTTTATAAAGGAATCGATTACGAAGGAGATTTAGAACAATTCAACAAAGAATTTGAAGCTGATTTATGCGTATTGAAATTCGTTAAAACTGAATTTGGTTTACCTGAAGAATTAAAATTAAGCGTGCATAGTGGGAGCGATAAATTTTCGATTTATCCCATAATCAATAAACTGATAAAAAAGCATAATAGCGGTTTACATTTAAAAACTGCTGGAACGACATGGCTGGAAGAAGCTATTGGTTTAGCAGAAAGTGGTGGCAAGGCTTTTGAGTTTATTCAGCAATTATATACTGAAGCTCTAGATCGCTATGATGAACTTACTGAAAATTATACGGAAGTTTTGGATATCGACAAAGAAAAACTTCCGCAGAAAAATGCATTTGAAACCGGAGAAGTATTTGCTGAAGCTTTAAGGCATGATTCTGCAAACCAAAATTACAATCCTCATTTTAGGCAATTGATGCATTGCGCTTACAAAATTGCCGGAGAAAAAGATGAATTTTATAGTTTGTTGGATTCTTGCCGTAACAAAATCGAGGAGAATGTAACTTTCAATCTTTACCAAAGACATTTAGTGCCGTTGTTTATTAATAATTAG
- a CDS encoding DUF3826 domain-containing protein: MNKNVLVFLFLIGSLISSAQNTATRKAKSDLDQETKASQWVSSLNLKDSLKIERVEKLVSNHLKTIRDYHNSHPYTEVPEGINPKTGDKLTELDRRIIAHSGKSPKIHENLMSGLRRDLSEEEVNQILDKHSVGKVSFTMKGYHAIVPDLSGKEETYIRELLERAREQSIDFKNMEEISAIFEIYKTKAENYLNANGRNWRQLYKDYANRNK; encoded by the coding sequence ATGAATAAAAATGTTCTGGTATTTCTATTTTTAATAGGCAGTTTAATAAGTAGTGCTCAAAATACTGCAACAAGAAAAGCGAAGAGTGATCTTGATCAGGAAACTAAAGCTTCACAATGGGTCTCTAGTCTTAATTTAAAAGATAGCTTGAAAATTGAAAGAGTTGAAAAGTTGGTATCTAATCATCTTAAGACTATTCGAGATTACCATAATTCTCACCCATATACCGAAGTACCTGAAGGAATAAATCCAAAAACAGGTGATAAGTTGACAGAATTGGATAGAAGAATAATAGCACATTCTGGAAAATCACCAAAAATTCATGAAAACTTAATGTCTGGTTTACGTAGAGATCTTTCTGAAGAAGAGGTAAATCAAATTTTAGATAAGCATAGTGTTGGCAAAGTTAGTTTTACGATGAAAGGATATCATGCCATAGTTCCTGATCTTTCAGGAAAAGAAGAAACTTATATAAGAGAACTTCTGGAAAGAGCTAGAGAGCAATCTATTGATTTTAAAAACATGGAAGAAATTTCTGCAATTTTTGAGATATATAAAACCAAAGCTGAGAACTACCTGAATGCCAACGGAAGAAACTGGCGTCAGCTTTATAAAGATTATGCAAACAGAAACAAGTAA
- a CDS encoding alpha/beta hydrolase, translated as MELNLWEDKIPGSIENENVEEEQKFENDQLSRASMVKEPKIYAFLAKENSSKSAVVIFPGGGYSHLSMSKEGFKVAEWLASEGISAFVVKYRLPDDRIMENKSVGPLQDAQRAVRLVRNNAEKWNLDSDEIGIMGFSAGGHLAATLSTHFDKNVYSETMNKSARPDFAILVYPVISLTNEITHQGSRRRLLGETPSIDLVEHFSNETQVSENTPPTFLVHAMDDHAVPVENSLTYLKALKEHNVSAEIHIYENGGHGFGLAEHLNYNIWPTLLLNWLKFKAYY; from the coding sequence ATGGAGTTAAATCTTTGGGAAGATAAAATTCCCGGAAGTATAGAAAATGAGAATGTTGAGGAAGAACAGAAGTTTGAGAATGATCAGCTTTCTAGAGCTAGTATGGTAAAGGAACCAAAAATTTATGCATTTTTAGCTAAGGAGAATTCATCTAAAAGTGCTGTTGTTATTTTCCCAGGGGGCGGTTATAGCCATTTATCGATGAGCAAGGAAGGTTTTAAGGTTGCAGAATGGTTAGCTTCAGAAGGAATTTCTGCCTTTGTAGTTAAATATAGATTACCAGATGACCGAATTATGGAAAATAAATCTGTTGGGCCACTTCAGGATGCACAGCGGGCAGTAAGACTGGTTAGGAATAATGCTGAAAAATGGAATCTTGATTCAGATGAAATAGGAATTATGGGTTTTTCGGCAGGAGGACATTTAGCAGCCACACTTTCTACTCATTTCGATAAAAATGTTTATTCAGAAACGATGAATAAAAGTGCTCGGCCGGATTTTGCAATTTTGGTTTACCCAGTAATAAGTTTAACTAACGAAATTACACATCAAGGTTCGAGAAGACGACTTTTGGGAGAAACTCCTTCGATAGATTTAGTTGAACATTTTTCAAATGAAACTCAGGTTTCAGAAAATACACCACCAACATTTTTAGTTCATGCGATGGATGATCATGCTGTACCGGTAGAAAATAGTCTAACTTATTTAAAAGCGCTAAAAGAACATAATGTTTCTGCTGAAATTCATATTTACGAAAATGGAGGTCACGGTTTTGGTTTAGCAGAGCATCTTAATTATAACATATGGCCCACATTATTATTAAATTGGCTTAAGTTTAAAGCTTACTACTAA